One Gossypium hirsutum isolate 1008001.06 chromosome A11, Gossypium_hirsutum_v2.1, whole genome shotgun sequence genomic window carries:
- the LOC107924406 gene encoding FCS-Like Zinc finger 8: MLRNRSRAVTSKQTLMADHSSQASPAQNCTKPNPSFFDSPRFKAFTSKAFPDTESLKSPTSILDNKPFFPFGNPFALDRNHPKSSKPFSPNNTHTSPANSEPKGIALAIVDTFLNNNQTEDKSCCEASNKKKVLFGTELRVQIPPILPPSLVSPTTSPTDFGIKTRNSHLTPAFASPNYGIHMKDSPRVFNGCLPVREMEMSEDYTCVISHGPNPRTTHIFDNCVVENYCSVLDKKPKPEPENFLSFCHTCKKNLQQKIDIYIYRGEKAFCSQECRQQEMLLDGDEN; encoded by the exons ATGCTGAGGAATAGGTCCAGAGCAGTGACCAGCAAGCAAACTTTAATGGCTGATCACAGCTCTCAAGCATCCCCTGCCCAGAATTGCACTAAACCAAACCCATCTTTCTTCGATTCTCCACGATTTAAAGCTTTCACTTCAAAAGCCTTTCCCGACACTGAATCTCTCAAGAGCCCTACTTCGATCCTTGACAACAAACCCTTCTTTCCTTTTGGTAACCCCTTTGCCTTGGACAGAAACCATCCCAAATCCTCAAAACCCTTCTCGCCTAATAACACACACACCTCACCTGCAAACTCAGAACCAAAAGGTATTGCTCTTGCTATAGTTGATACATTCCTTAACAATAACCAAACTGAAGATAAGAGTTGCTGCGAGGCAAGTAATAAGAAAAAGGTCTTGTTTGGGACCGAGCTCAGAGTTCAGATTCCACCAATACTCCCACCTTCCTTAGTCTCTCCAACTACTTCTCCCACTGATTTTGGAATCAAGACCAGGAATTCACATTTGACACCTGCATTTGCCTCTCCCAATTACGGTATCCATATGAAGGATTCTCCTCGGGTCTTCAATGGATGCCTGCCCGTTAGGGAAATGGAGATGTCTGAGGATTATACATGCGTCATATCTCACGGTCCTAATCCCAGAACCACCCATATATTTGACAACTGCGTTGTGGAGAACTACTGCAGTGTATTGGATAAGAAGCCCAAACCAGAACCAGAGAATTTCCTCAGCTTTTGTCACACATGCAAGAAGAATCTTCAACAGAAAATTGACATTTACATTTACAG AGGTGAGAAAGCTTTTTGCAGTCAAGAGTGCCGACAGCAAGAAATGCTCCTGGATGGAGACGAGAATTGA